In Nymphaea colorata isolate Beijing-Zhang1983 chromosome 13, ASM883128v2, whole genome shotgun sequence, one DNA window encodes the following:
- the LOC116267261 gene encoding calmodulin-binding receptor kinase CaMRLK-like — translation MGVAEFLSFFLLISCFVVVLPHAEPCESSECQIMDSAFKSVKGFDRSNSINCNCSSITEIILPSKGLSGTVSWMILAGIANLRSVDLSNNSIQGSIPGGFWSKTRLVHLNLAGNQLGGSIGGEPSDRSLPLPVLETLNLSNNRFTAFVSLSSFKSVKILDVSGNRISNNSIVAEAFDLAELSTLSVSGNKIGSLPTRLKQSSRIVHLDLSDCGLTGSLKPISFLPSLTYLDVSNNSLTGSFPGDFPPTDRLTFLDVSFNRFSGYFELDMSKKYGADSFTKSGLCPTNERAHHRKRIAVISAAAASAALLLVLGVLAFCLLRKKRRSRRTWVVSKPPFACKINESGPFSFQTDSGTWIADIVEPSSAAVVMFEKPLLRLTFADLLTATSRFGRESLLAGSRSGPVYRAVLPGEIHVAIKVLKQAEGAETEAAAAKLGALGKMKHPNLLPLLGYCIAGQEKLLLYEFMANGNLHQWLHELPTGSTNVEDWSMDTWEQQTGGDQASAAKMGWITRHRIAVGLARGLAYLHHAGAKPIVHGRLSPFNIFLDGSFEPRISDFGLGEIVGIGSYYQTRYSAPGSDPLCPESDVYSFGVVLLELITGKAGSMEMVAWVRSLVREQLGIKALDPNLKSGSISSMIESLRVGYLCTAESAKKRPTMQQVVGLLKDMNPC, via the exons ATGGGAGTTGCAGAGTTCCTTAGTTTTTTCCTTCTGATCTCCTGCTTCGTCGTGGTTCTTCCACATGCCGAACCCTGCGAATCCTCAGAGTGCCAAATTATGGATTCCGCGTTTAAATCCGTGAAGGGGTTCGATCGCTCGAATTCCATAAACTGCAATTGCTCCTCCATTACAGAGATCATTCTCCCTTCTAAAGGTCTCAGTGGTACCGTCTCTTGGATGATACTCGCCGGCATCGCCAATCTCCGGTCCGTGGATCTCTCCAACAACTCGATCCAAGGGAGCATTCCAGGTGGGTTCTGGTCGAAGACCCGGCTGGTGCACCTCAACCTCGCCGGCAACCAACTCGGCGGCAGCATCGGCGGCGAGCCGTCTGACCGGAGTCTCCCTTTGCCGGTTCTGGAGACCCTCAACCTCTCCAACAACCGATTCACCGCCTTCGTCTCGCTCTCCTCCTTCAAGAGCGTGAAGATCTTGGACGTCTCGGGTAACAGAATATCGAACAATTCAATCGTCGCCGAGGCTTTCGACCTGGCGGAGCTCTCCACCCTATCGGTGTCGGGAAACAAAATCGGATCTCTACCGACTCGTTTGAAGCAGTCGAGTCGTATCGTGCACCTCGATCTCTCCGACTGTGGTCTGACGGGCAGCCTGAAACCGATATCATTCCTCCCTTCCCTCACCTACTTGGACGTCTCCAACAACAGTCTCACCGGCTCATTTCCGGGAGACTTTCCTCCGACGGACCGCCTGACATTCTTGGACGTCTCGTTCAACCGATTCAGCGGCTACTTCGAGCTCGACATGAGCAAAAAATATGGGGCTGATTCTTTTACCAAGTCCGGTCTCTGTCCGACCAACGAGCGGGCTCACCATCGGAAGAGAATCGCCGTCATCAGTGCTGCTGCAGCGTCTGCTGCACTCCTCCTGGTGCTGGGAGTCCTGGCGTTCTGTTTgctgaggaagaagaggaggagtaGAAGGACATGGGTCGTCTCGAAACCGCCTTTCGCCTGCAAGATTAACGAGTCCGGTCCGTTCTCCTTTCAGACCGACTCCGGCACTTGGATCGCCGATATCGTCGAGCCGTCGTCGGCCGCGGTCGTGATGTTCGAGAAGCCGCTGCTGAGGCTTACGTTCGCCGATCTCCTCACCGCGACGTCTCGGTTCGGGAGGGAGTCTCTGCTGGCCGGGTCCCGGAGTGGACCGGTTTACCGGGCGGTTCTGCCTGGGGAGATTCACGTTGCAATCAAGGTGCTGAAACAGGCTGAGGGTGCTGAAACAGAGGCGGCGGCGGCCAAGTTGGGAGCTCTGGGCAAGATGAAGCACCCCAATTTGTTGCCCCTGCTTGGGTACTGCATAGCAG GGCAGGAGAAACTACTGCTTTATGAATTCATGGCAAATGGAAACCTCCACCAATGGCTTCACGAGCTTCCGACCGGCTCGACCAATGTCGAGGACTGGAGCATGGACACATGGGAGCAGCAGACTGGTGGAGACCAAGCATCCGCCGCGAAAATGGGTTGGATCACCCGGCACCGGATCGCCGTGGGGCTCGCCAGAGGGCTCGCTTACCTGCACCATGCCGGGGCCAAGCCCATTGTACACGGCCGGCTCAGCCCATTCAACATCTTCCTAGACGGTTCGTTCGAGCCCCGGATCTCTGATTTCGGACTTGGAGAGATCGTCGGGATTGGATCGTATTATCAAACCCGCTACTCTGCACCTGGATCTGATCCTCTGTGCCCCGAATCCGATGTATATAGCTTTGGAGTAGTTCTGCTAGAGCTGATAACTGGCAAGGCCGGCTCCATGGAGATGGTGGCATGGGTGAGGAGCTTGGTTCGAGAGCAGCTCGGCATCAAGGCGCTCGACCCAAACCTAAAGAGTGGGTCCATAAGCAGCATGATCGAGAGCTTGCGGGTCGGGTACCTGTGCACCGCTGAGTCCGCGAAGAAGAGACCCACAATGCAGCAAGTTGTTGGGCTCCTTAAGGACATGAACCCATGCTAA
- the LOC116266842 gene encoding nucleobase-ascorbate transporter 2-like, with protein sequence MAAPKPEDISHPPMEQLQGLEYCIDSNPSWGEAIVLGFQHYILALGTAVMIPSFLVPLMGGTDDDKVRVVQTLLFVTGINTLIQTLFGTRLPTVVGGSHAFIVPIISIIHDSSLMQIYDNHERFLQTMRATQGALIVSSSLQIILGYSQLWGICSRFFSPLGMAPVIALVGFGLFDRGFPVLGKCVEIGVPMLILFVALSQYLKHIHARRFPVFERFAVLISVTIIWAYAHVLTAGGAYRHRPEKTQVNCRTDRANLISSAPWIKIPYPLQWGPPTFDAGHCFGMMAAALASLVESTGAYKAASRLASATPPPAHVLSRGIGWQGIGILLDGLFGAGTGSTVSVENVGLLGLTRVGSRRVIQISAGFMIFFSILGKFGALFASIPFTIFAALYCVLFGLVGSVGLSFLQFTNMNSMRNLFITGVSLFLGLSVPQYFFQYTTTAQHGPAHTKAGWFNDFINTTFSSPPTVALIVAVFLDNTLDYKDTAKDRGMPWWVKFRTFKGDSRNEEFYTLPFNLNRFFPPS encoded by the exons ATGGCAGCTCCAAAACCAGAAGATATAAGCCATCCTCCCATGGAGCAACTGCAAGGCCTTGAGTATTGTATAGACTCAAACCCGAGTTGGG GGGAGGCTATTGTCTTGGGATTTCAGCACTACATTTTGGCGTTGGGGACAGCCGTCATGATCCCTTCTTTTCTGGTGCCGTTGATGGGCGGAACTGAT GATGACAAGGTGAGAGTGGTACAAACGTTGCTGTTCGTGACTGGTATCAACACATTAATTCAGACATTGTTTGGCACTCGCCTGCCAACCGTGGTTGGGGGCTCCCATGCTTTCATAGTGCCAATTATCTCCATAATTCACGACTCTTCTTTGATGCAAATCTATGACAATCATGAG AGATTTCTGCAGACCATGAGAGCTACTCAAGGAGCTCTTATTGTCTCATCAAGCTTACAGATCATTTTAGGTTACAGCCAACTATGGGGAATCTGTTCCAG GTTTTTTAGCCCTCTTGGCATGGCTCCTGTAATCGCCCTTGTAGGCTTTGGCCTGTTCGATAGAGGCTTCCCTGTT CTGGGAAAATGCGTGGAAATTGGCGTTCCCATGCTCATTTTATTCGTAGCGTTGTCACAG TACCTGAAGCACATTCACGCAAGAAGATTTCCTGTTTTCGAGCGATTTGCTGTCCTCATTTCAGTGACAATCATTTGGGCTTATGCACACGTGCTGACCGCTGGCGGAGCCTACCGGCACCGGCCGGAAAAGACTCAAGTAAATTGCCGCACCGATCGAGCCAACCTCATTTCCTCTGCCCCCTG gATAAAAATCCCATATCCACTTCAGTGGGGTCCGCCAACATTTGATGCCGGCCATTGCTTTGGGATGATGGCTGCCGCCTTGGCATCCCTTGTGGAG TCAACTGGAGCCTACAAAGCAGCATCTAGGCTTGCAAGTGCTACACCACCTCCTGCACATGTTCTAAGTCGCGGCATTGGTTGGCAG GGAATTGGAATTTTGCTGGATGGCCTCTTTGGAGCAGGAACTGGTTCCACCGTCTCTGT AGAAAATGTGGGTCTCCTTGGACTGACAAGGGTTGGTAGCCGACGAGTTATTCAAATTTCAGCTggttttatgatatttttctctattttag GAAAATTTGGTGCTCTTTTTGCCTCCATACCTTTTACGATCTTTGCTGCTCTATACTGTGTTCTGTTTGGACTTGTCG GTTCCGTAGGACTCTCGTTCCTGCAATTCACAAATATGAATTCAATGAGGAATCTCTTCATAACTGGTGTTTCCTTGTTCCTGGGGCTCTCAGTTCCTCAGTACTTCTTCCAGTACACAACTACAGCCCAGCATGGTCCTGCTCACACCAAGGCTGGATGG TTCAATGACTTCATCAACACAACATTTTCATCACCACCAACAGTTGCATTGATCGTCGCTGTGTTTCTAGACAACACATTAGACTACAAAGACACGGCCAAGGACAGAGGGATGCCTTGGTGGGTCAAGTTCCGGACATTCAAAGGGGATAGCAGAAATGAAGAATTTTACACACTGCCGTTCAACCTCAATCGATTTTTCCCTccatcttag
- the LOC116267334 gene encoding uncharacterized protein LOC116267334, with protein sequence MEKKKEAIALLSMYNDEDMDPDDEDDGSDDDGGNDAGVAVNGDAGEVDDGRGKVDKIDEDMDEADAVRSVDEGVGLPEKSPAVPMQEDAESVRPSFPNENLFRRSPSPFPLVTTSTPPTAVFVESDMRRSTNGGGLTIVDYAHDEGAMSPDPEEGEIPAAGRVTFGAELQASNDASQYMTPPGSVRIMTPSKNETVQSVSQSEELKYEVDSRIESDGIRQSEADQNIDVEEKPTEEVLKENMDPLEKFLPPPPSAKCSAELQAKIVKFLGLMNAGRNFNEELRKSKGYRNPDFLQHAVSYQEIDQLGTCFRKDVFDPYGYDKSDYYDEIEAEMKRELERKEQEKKKNQKIEFAQGGLLPTPVVTAPKAQVPASILSASSVAVNLSSLHPAPTTGDVPQKELRQNKKSKWDKVDGDRKLPLPAGGGQDPVSAVGAHAALLSAANAGAGYTAFAQQKRKEAAEKRSSEKVGKDSGK encoded by the exons atggagaagaagaaggaggccATCGCGCTCCTTTCTATGTACAACGACGAGGACATGGATCCTGATGATGAAGACGACGGCAGTGATGACGACGGTGGCAACGATGCCGGCGTTGCCGTAAATGGTGATGCTGGTGAAGTGGATGATGGCCGTGGTAAGGTTGACAAGATTGACGAGGACATGGATGAAGCTGATGCCGTTCGGAGCGTGGATGAGGGCGTTGGGTTACCGGAGAAGTCCCCGGCCGTGCCGATGCAGGAAGATGCGGAGTCCGTTCGACCATCATTTCCTAATGAGAATTTGTTCCGCAGAAGCCCGTCGCCCTTCCCGTTGGTGACGACGTCGACCCCTCCTACAGCGGTCTTTGTGGAATCGGATATGAGGAGATCGACGAACGGCGGTGGCTTGACGATTGTGGATTATGCTCACGACGAAGGGGCGATGTCGCCTGATCCCGAG GAGGGTGAGATACCAGCTGCTGGTCGTGTTACGTTTGGTGCAGAACTTCAGGCTTCCAATG ACGCATCTCAATACATGACGCCCCCTGGATCTGTTAGGATCATGACTCCCAGCAAGAATGAAACTGTGCAGTCTGTCTCACAGTCTGAAGAACTGAAATATGAGGTTGATTCACGTATTGAATCAGATGGTATCAGACAATCTGAAGCAGATCAGAACATAGATGTTGAAGAAAAGCCTACAGAAGAAGTGTTAAAGGAGAATATGGATCCACTGGAAAAATTTCTTCCTCCACCACCTTCAGCGAAGTGCTCAGCAGAGCTGCAG GCTAAAATTGTTAAGTTTCTTGGTCTGATGAATGCGGGAAGAAACTTTAATGAAGAATTGCGCAAGTCGAAGGGTTATAGGAACCCTGACTTTTTGCAGCATGCAGTGAGTTACCAGGAAATAGATCAGCTTGGTACCTGCTTCAGAAAAGATGTGTTTGACCCTTATGGGTATGACAAAAGCGACTATTATGATGAAATAG AGGCTGAAATGAAACGGGAACTAgagagaaaagaacaagagaaaaagaagaaccagaAAATTGAGTTTGCACAAGGGGGCCTTCTGCCAACACCAGTAGTAACAGCACCAAAAGCACAAGTTCCAG CTTCAATCCTAAGTGCTTCATCCGTGGCTGTAAATTTGTCCTCGTTACATCCAGCTCCTACCACTGGTGATGTGCCTCAAAAGGAGTTGAGGCAGAACAAAAAGTCAAAATGGGACAag GTAGATGGCGATAGGAAGCTTCCCTTGCCTGCTGGTGGTGGGCAGGATCCTGTATCAGCAGTAGGTGCACATGCAGCATTACTGTCTGCTGCAAATGCTGGTGCTGGATATACTGCTTTTGC gcaacagaaaagaaaagaagctgcCGAGAAAAGATCAAgtgaaaaagttggaaaagatAGTGGGAAGTAG